In a genomic window of Alteromonas gilva:
- a CDS encoding homocysteine S-methyltransferase family protein yields the protein MSRYTDKDILDIAAQRILLLDGAMGTMIQLHKLSEEAYRGEQFKDWHCDIKGNNDLLSITQPELIYDIHCQYLAAGADIIETNTFNATTISMADYDMQAHSRDINIAAAKLARRAADEFTAKNPQKPRFVAGVIGPTSRTASISPDVNDPGKRNVTFDVLVAAYTESCEALIEGGADIIMIETIFDTLNAKAASFAVEVAFEKQNVKLPVMISGTITDASGRTLSGQTAEAFYYSMRHIKPVSFGLNCALGPDLLRQYVEEISNVSECLVSAHPNAGLPNEFGEYDMEGPEMAEHIEEWAASGLVNIVGGCCGSTPEHIAELARAVEGKAPRKVTKLEPRMRLAGLEPFVH from the coding sequence GTGAGCAGGTACACAGATAAAGATATTCTCGATATTGCCGCACAGCGTATTTTATTGCTCGATGGTGCCATGGGTACCATGATCCAGCTTCATAAGCTCAGCGAAGAAGCCTACCGTGGGGAGCAGTTTAAAGACTGGCACTGTGACATTAAGGGCAACAATGACTTGTTGTCGATTACGCAGCCAGAGCTGATTTACGATATTCACTGCCAGTACCTGGCGGCGGGCGCCGATATTATAGAAACCAATACGTTTAATGCGACGACCATTTCTATGGCCGATTATGATATGCAGGCCCACTCCCGCGACATTAACATTGCGGCAGCAAAACTGGCCCGCCGGGCGGCTGATGAATTCACCGCCAAAAATCCGCAAAAGCCGCGTTTTGTGGCCGGGGTCATTGGCCCGACAAGTCGTACCGCCTCGATTTCGCCCGATGTCAACGATCCGGGTAAACGTAACGTCACCTTTGATGTGCTGGTAGCGGCCTATACCGAGTCATGTGAAGCGCTTATTGAGGGCGGGGCCGATATCATTATGATTGAAACCATCTTTGATACCCTCAATGCCAAAGCCGCGTCCTTTGCCGTAGAGGTGGCGTTTGAAAAGCAAAACGTGAAGCTGCCGGTAATGATTTCCGGCACCATTACCGATGCCTCTGGTCGTACCTTGTCGGGTCAAACCGCCGAGGCGTTTTACTATTCCATGCGCCACATTAAACCGGTTTCCTTTGGTTTAAATTGCGCGCTGGGCCCCGATTTATTGCGCCAGTACGTTGAAGAAATCAGCAACGTTTCAGAGTGTTTGGTATCGGCGCACCCGAATGCCGGGTTGCCTAACGAGTTTGGTGAGTACGATATGGAAGGACCAGAAATGGCCGAACATATCGAAGAATGGGCCGCGTCGGGGCTGGTAAATATTGTCGGAGGGTGTTGTGGCAGCACGCCTGAGCACATTGCCGAACTGGCCAGGGCGGTTGAGGGCAAAGCCCCCCGTAAGGTGACTAAACTTGAGCCCAGGATGCGTCTTGCCGGCTTAGAACCCTTCGTGCATTGA
- a CDS encoding sugar phosphate isomerase/epimerase family protein gives MDRRDFLFCSGTAAFCAMLSTPALALSPNAGFKLGYQLYSVRDDMNNDPEGTLLALKKMGYQHFELYGFDPTAGTFYNMPAPAFKSLLDDLELSVTSGHYGFAPYLEKSDKQLTEFVDRCIEGAKTIGSDYITWPWTDPAQRNIATFKRLPQLLNKIGKQVSDAGLGFAYHNHGFEFEIKDDSGNGENAYNIIVNQTDPDLVKLQLDMYWVSRSSSTTPQALVRQHPGRYVMWHVKDMDKQTQDYTELGNGSIDYTAILPDTSTSGLRYFYIEQGGNFSQSPMKSAATSAAYFKAHLAKYFV, from the coding sequence ATGGATCGTCGTGATTTTCTGTTTTGTTCTGGCACAGCTGCGTTTTGTGCGATGTTATCGACACCCGCATTGGCGTTATCACCCAACGCCGGATTTAAACTTGGCTATCAACTCTATAGTGTCAGGGATGATATGAACAACGATCCGGAAGGCACTTTGCTGGCTCTCAAAAAAATGGGCTATCAGCACTTTGAACTTTATGGTTTCGATCCAACCGCCGGCACCTTTTACAATATGCCGGCACCGGCCTTTAAGTCGCTGCTGGATGATCTTGAGCTAAGTGTCACCAGCGGGCACTACGGCTTTGCTCCCTACCTTGAAAAATCTGATAAACAACTCACCGAATTTGTAGACCGCTGTATTGAGGGGGCAAAAACCATAGGGTCAGATTATATTACATGGCCCTGGACAGATCCGGCGCAAAGAAACATCGCCACATTCAAACGCCTGCCGCAACTGCTAAATAAAATAGGCAAACAGGTTAGCGACGCGGGGTTAGGCTTTGCTTATCACAACCACGGTTTTGAGTTCGAAATCAAGGATGATTCAGGCAACGGTGAAAACGCCTACAATATTATTGTTAACCAAACCGATCCGGACCTGGTCAAGTTACAATTGGACATGTACTGGGTATCCCGCTCCTCTTCAACAACACCGCAGGCACTAGTCAGGCAGCATCCGGGACGATACGTGATGTGGCACGTAAAAGACATGGATAAGCAAACGCAGGACTACACCGAACTGGGTAATGGCAGTATCGACTACACCGCGATATTACCCGACACGTCAACATCTGGCTTACGCTACTTTTATATCGAGCAAGGCGGTAATTTTAGTCAGTCGCCAATGAAGAGTGCAGCAACCAGCGCGGCTTACTTTAAAGCACATTTAGCGAAGTATTTCGTTTAG
- the metA gene encoding homoserine O-acetyltransferase MetA, which translates to MPIRIPENLPAQSVLLGENIFTMEDQRAASQEIRPLQVGILNLMPNKIETEVQLLRLLSNTPLQINVDLIRIDNQAPKHTPQSHMDAFYHEFSEIKDKRYDGLIVTGAPLALLDYEDVNYWDTMKTILEWANRNVQSTLYLCWAAHAAMYHFHGIQRQLRKNKLSGVYKHRVNDTHNELLRGFDSEFFAPHSRYGYISPADYNSIPDLNVIAESDEAGAYVVASDDKRMVFITGHPEYDPETLNDEYHRDLNAGMEPAIPANYYPDNDPSLPPVVRWRAHGSLLFTNWINYYVYQTTPYDLNQLVEKDQRKR; encoded by the coding sequence ATGCCTATCAGGATCCCAGAGAATTTACCTGCACAAAGCGTGCTGTTGGGTGAAAACATCTTTACGATGGAAGATCAGCGCGCCGCCAGTCAGGAAATCAGGCCGCTGCAAGTAGGTATTCTTAACCTGATGCCGAACAAAATAGAAACCGAAGTTCAGCTGCTTCGGTTGCTCTCCAATACACCGCTGCAAATTAATGTAGACTTGATCCGGATTGACAATCAGGCGCCTAAACACACCCCCCAATCCCATATGGACGCTTTTTATCACGAATTCAGCGAGATAAAAGATAAACGTTATGATGGTTTAATTGTCACCGGTGCGCCGCTGGCGCTGCTCGATTACGAGGATGTCAATTACTGGGATACCATGAAAACCATCCTGGAATGGGCCAATCGTAATGTGCAGTCAACTCTGTATTTGTGTTGGGCTGCCCATGCCGCGATGTACCATTTTCATGGTATTCAGCGTCAGTTGCGTAAGAACAAATTGTCAGGGGTGTACAAGCACCGTGTCAATGATACGCATAACGAACTGCTGCGTGGCTTCGATTCGGAATTCTTTGCGCCACATTCGCGATATGGCTACATCAGCCCTGCCGACTACAACAGCATTCCCGATTTAAATGTGATTGCCGAATCAGACGAGGCAGGGGCGTACGTGGTGGCATCAGACGATAAACGTATGGTGTTTATTACCGGTCATCCGGAGTACGATCCGGAGACTCTCAACGACGAATACCATCGCGACCTTAATGCCGGAATGGAACCAGCTATTCCAGCTAATTATTATCCGGATAACGACCCGTCACTACCACCCGTGGTAAGATGGCGCGCCCATGGCAGTTTGTTATTTACCAACTGGATAAACTATTACGTTTACCAGACTACGCCATACGATTTAAATCAGCTGGTAGAAAAAGACCAGCGCAAGAGGTAG
- a CDS encoding TolC family protein, with product MSKTYKFIRNPLSMALVSAILVQSCALPTVTKRTPQVELPDGYNVQATSNPQAAKELEHEEAVNINWAEWFNDPQLADLVETAVNNNQEVAILLQRINMAANEVYAREGEYLPRVSAGIEAEIEKVGEYTREGAVEEQLSIKEEKAFPDPLGNLRLGLNASWEIDVWHKLRDATKVSSLEYLASVEGRKFFITQLVSEVARCYYELLALDNKLANLNATIKVQQTVIDTISALQQYGRSSSLPIARFTAEVKKNESERFLIEQDIVEKENMLNLLLGRTPQPISRRSDVLMSADVRMPGVGVPSELLANRSDIKQAELALAAADLNVDVAKANFYPSFELRAGTGLASFDSRYLLNIPESFAYSLSADIFAPLINRRAIEAVYQNASAEQVQAAYDYELVLLRAVAEVSNSLSKLHKLEQSVTAKSQQIASLEKSIDVASRLFASAHGEYLEVLLAQREALEARSELIETRQQQMTALVDLYQALGGGWKA from the coding sequence ATGAGTAAAACTTATAAATTCATTCGTAACCCGCTATCGATGGCATTGGTTAGCGCAATACTTGTTCAGTCATGTGCTTTGCCAACTGTCACAAAACGCACACCCCAGGTTGAACTGCCTGATGGCTACAATGTTCAGGCAACGAGCAATCCGCAAGCAGCAAAAGAGCTTGAACACGAAGAAGCCGTCAATATTAATTGGGCCGAGTGGTTCAATGATCCCCAGCTTGCCGACTTAGTAGAAACTGCGGTAAACAATAACCAGGAAGTGGCGATTCTTCTCCAGCGCATTAATATGGCGGCGAATGAAGTGTACGCCCGCGAGGGGGAGTATTTACCACGTGTTTCTGCTGGCATTGAAGCCGAAATAGAAAAAGTGGGTGAATACACCCGTGAAGGGGCAGTAGAAGAGCAACTGTCGATTAAAGAAGAAAAGGCATTTCCTGACCCGTTGGGCAATTTACGTCTGGGGTTAAATGCATCCTGGGAAATAGACGTGTGGCACAAGTTAAGGGATGCAACCAAAGTGTCGTCACTTGAGTACCTGGCGTCAGTAGAAGGGCGCAAATTCTTTATTACGCAATTGGTCTCTGAAGTGGCTCGTTGTTACTACGAACTCCTCGCGCTCGACAATAAACTGGCGAACTTAAACGCAACTATAAAGGTGCAACAAACCGTAATAGATACGATTAGTGCGTTGCAGCAATACGGGCGTTCTTCGTCTTTGCCAATTGCGAGATTCACCGCTGAAGTAAAGAAAAACGAAAGTGAACGATTTTTGATCGAACAAGACATTGTTGAAAAAGAAAACATGTTGAATCTTTTGTTAGGACGAACACCCCAGCCAATCTCCCGTCGTAGTGATGTATTAATGAGTGCCGATGTTCGTATGCCAGGAGTGGGCGTGCCGTCAGAACTGTTGGCGAATCGCTCAGATATAAAGCAGGCAGAGTTAGCGCTGGCGGCAGCGGACCTTAATGTTGATGTCGCCAAAGCCAACTTCTACCCATCCTTTGAATTAAGGGCGGGAACAGGGCTCGCTTCATTTGATTCCCGTTATTTGTTGAATATTCCCGAGTCATTTGCCTACTCACTATCTGCCGACATTTTCGCACCGCTTATTAATCGAAGAGCGATTGAAGCCGTGTATCAAAATGCCAGCGCAGAGCAGGTGCAGGCAGCCTATGACTATGAACTGGTGCTGCTTCGTGCTGTTGCCGAAGTTTCTAACAGCCTGTCTAAACTGCACAAGCTGGAGCAAAGCGTAACTGCCAAAAGCCAACAAATAGCGTCGCTTGAAAAGTCAATTGACGTTGCCAGCAGGTTGTTTGCATCGGCTCATGGCGAGTATCTTGAAGTATTGCTGGCCCAGCGGGAAGCGCTTGAAGCACGAAGCGAGCTCATTGAGACACGACAACAGCAAATGACCGCGTTAGTCGATTTATATCAAGCCCTGGGAGGTGGGTGGAAGGCCTGA
- a CDS encoding efflux RND transporter periplasmic adaptor subunit, with protein MSKKTLLAVSMLTAMLGGCGHQEHETHHAILQFDVTHPVRQDTTLVKEYVSQIHAIQHIEIKAMEKGYLQSTYVDEGQTIKQGAPMFKIMPKVYEAELHKAEAEAQAVYMEYKNTKSLVEQDIVSPNELAVIEAEYQKAMAEVELAEAHLAFTDIKAPFTGKMGRLEARTGSLLDEGELLTTMSDLSQMWVYFNVPETEYLDYVQNDSASKNTKVRLKLANGSIYPYEGVIDTIEADFDNHTGTIEMRASFPNPDQLLRHGQTGNVLVDVAYPDSLVIPQKATFEILDQSYVYVLDSENKLATRHIEVSAELPHLYVVSDGLTEDDTVLIEGLRRVSNGQQIKPDLLSASDALAELSLHAE; from the coding sequence ATGAGCAAAAAAACACTTTTAGCAGTCAGCATGCTTACTGCAATGCTAGGCGGTTGTGGTCATCAAGAGCACGAAACACACCATGCCATTTTACAATTTGATGTGACACATCCTGTACGGCAGGATACAACGCTTGTTAAAGAATATGTGAGTCAAATTCACGCTATTCAGCACATCGAAATAAAGGCTATGGAAAAAGGCTACCTGCAATCAACTTACGTTGATGAGGGGCAGACCATAAAGCAAGGTGCGCCTATGTTCAAAATTATGCCTAAGGTGTACGAAGCGGAATTACATAAAGCAGAAGCGGAAGCGCAAGCTGTTTATATGGAATACAAAAATACCAAATCTTTGGTTGAGCAAGATATCGTATCGCCGAACGAGCTGGCAGTGATTGAAGCTGAGTATCAAAAAGCGATGGCTGAAGTGGAGTTGGCGGAAGCCCACCTGGCCTTTACCGATATAAAAGCGCCATTTACCGGAAAAATGGGGCGTCTGGAAGCCCGCACCGGCAGCTTACTTGATGAAGGTGAACTGCTTACCACTATGTCCGACTTAAGCCAGATGTGGGTCTACTTTAATGTGCCAGAGACCGAGTACCTGGATTATGTGCAAAATGATAGTGCCAGTAAAAATACCAAAGTGAGACTGAAACTGGCTAATGGCAGTATTTACCCCTATGAAGGCGTGATCGATACCATTGAGGCGGACTTTGATAATCACACCGGCACCATCGAAATGCGCGCTTCATTTCCCAACCCAGACCAGTTGCTCAGACATGGCCAAACCGGCAATGTATTGGTAGATGTAGCGTATCCGGATAGCCTGGTAATACCTCAAAAAGCCACATTCGAAATACTCGACCAAAGTTATGTGTATGTGCTAGATAGCGAAAACAAGCTTGCTACCCGCCATATTGAAGTGAGCGCAGAGCTGCCGCATTTATACGTGGTATCCGACGGCTTAACTGAGGACGATACCGTGTTGATTGAGGGCTTGCGGCGCGTAAGTAATGGTCAGCAAATAAAGCCAGACCTGTTATCAGCCAGTGATGCGTTAGCTGAACTGTCGCTTCACGCAGAATAG
- a CDS encoding efflux RND transporter permease subunit — protein MFGVFIKRPVMAIMLSLMIIFLGVLSVFSLPTSQFPDIAPPRVLISLAYPGSSADVLVKSSLVTIERSINGVPGMKYIVSDATSAGEATIQVIFDLDVDPNQALINVKTRLDQIMNRLPQLVQLEGVVLERVQPSMLMYINVYSTDEAADEKFLYNYSNINLIPEIQRVKGIASAKILGSRQYAMRIWLKPDRMRAYNISVDEIMESIDEQSLIGRPGRLGRSSGITAQSKEYVLIYEGRYDEPEEYKNIIIRADSDGRLLKLSDIAEVELSSEFFDIYSNKDGYPSAAIVLKQNYGSSANEVIAQVKAKMAELESTFPEGMKYEINYDVSKFLDASIEQVLHTLIEAFVLVSLVVFVFLGDWRSTLIPLLAVPVSLVGTFFCMQATGVNINLITLFALVLAIGIVVDNAIVIVEAVHAKMEDSHILTPYIATQQVLGEMGGAIIAITLVMTAVFVPLIFMTGPVGVFYRQFSITMASSIIISCVVALSLTPVLCAMLLKNPHMHSKKATPLSRFIDMFNHWFNKLTGRYTGIIKVLVTRRVVTVVALAAFVVSTFGLNQVLPTGFIPGEDQGQIYAIIQTPPGSTLEATNTVARELQNLALEVDGVSSVSSLAGYEILTEGRGSNAGTCLINLKDWANREHSVGEIIEELEAKTHHLGAVIEYFEPPVVPGYGASSGLSFRLLDKTNTTDYQEFDQINKDFMAALAERKELKGLFTFYAADYPQYKIEIDNQAAMQKGVSIGQAMENLNILIGSTYEQGFTRFNNFFKVYTQSAPEYRRYPSDLLDYYVRNEEGEMVPYSAFMKLVKTQGPNEITRYNLYTSAAIRAEPAKGFTSAEAIKAVEEVAAQTLPKGYDIGWEGLSFDEAKRGNEAIIIFGVVLLFVYIVLASQYESMLLPFAVILSLPCGILGAFLFLKGMGLANDVYAQLGLVMLVGLLGKNAVLIVEYAVQKNQQNMSIAEAAIEAAKQRFRPILMTSFSFVAGLIPLVIATGAGAVGNRTIGASALGGTLFGTIFGVLVIPGLYYLFAKLEEGKSLIKNEDHIPLTETYHYNDEVLSDE, from the coding sequence ATGTTTGGAGTTTTTATTAAACGACCAGTGATGGCGATTATGCTTTCACTGATGATTATTTTTTTGGGTGTATTGTCGGTTTTTTCATTGCCCACATCGCAGTTTCCGGATATCGCGCCACCACGAGTGCTAATCTCCCTGGCTTACCCGGGCTCCAGTGCTGATGTGTTAGTGAAATCGTCATTAGTGACCATAGAACGTTCAATAAATGGCGTGCCAGGTATGAAATACATTGTATCTGATGCGACCAGTGCCGGTGAGGCCACCATTCAGGTCATTTTTGATCTTGATGTGGATCCTAACCAGGCGCTTATCAACGTTAAAACGCGACTTGACCAAATCATGAACCGTTTACCACAGTTGGTGCAACTTGAGGGGGTGGTATTAGAACGTGTGCAACCGAGCATGCTGATGTATATCAACGTCTACAGCACCGACGAAGCGGCAGACGAAAAGTTCTTATATAACTACTCGAATATTAATCTCATTCCTGAAATTCAGCGCGTAAAGGGTATTGCCAGTGCCAAAATATTAGGTAGCAGGCAGTATGCTATGCGGATCTGGTTAAAACCCGATCGTATGCGTGCTTACAACATTTCTGTGGATGAAATTATGGAATCGATTGACGAACAAAGCCTGATAGGCCGGCCGGGCCGATTAGGAAGAAGTTCAGGAATTACTGCGCAGTCTAAAGAGTATGTGCTTATTTACGAAGGGCGTTATGACGAGCCCGAAGAATATAAGAACATCATCATCCGTGCCGATAGTGACGGGCGATTGCTCAAACTCAGCGACATTGCAGAGGTTGAGTTAAGCAGCGAGTTTTTCGATATTTACTCCAATAAAGATGGCTATCCCTCAGCCGCAATTGTACTTAAGCAAAACTACGGCAGCAGTGCTAACGAAGTTATTGCGCAGGTAAAAGCCAAAATGGCGGAGCTGGAGAGTACGTTTCCGGAAGGCATGAAATACGAAATCAACTATGACGTATCGAAGTTTCTCGACGCGTCTATTGAACAGGTCCTCCATACATTGATCGAAGCCTTTGTGCTGGTCTCGCTGGTGGTATTTGTCTTTTTGGGCGATTGGCGCTCTACGCTTATTCCTTTGCTGGCCGTGCCAGTGTCTCTTGTTGGCACTTTCTTTTGCATGCAGGCCACCGGCGTGAATATTAACCTGATCACGCTCTTCGCACTGGTTTTGGCCATCGGTATCGTAGTGGATAACGCCATTGTTATTGTCGAAGCAGTGCATGCAAAAATGGAGGACAGTCACATTCTGACGCCCTACATTGCCACTCAGCAGGTACTCGGTGAGATGGGCGGTGCAATTATTGCCATCACGCTGGTAATGACCGCCGTGTTTGTTCCGCTTATTTTCATGACAGGACCTGTAGGCGTATTTTACCGGCAGTTCTCCATTACGATGGCGTCATCGATCATCATTTCATGTGTCGTGGCGCTCTCACTGACGCCGGTTCTGTGCGCGATGCTGCTAAAAAATCCGCACATGCATAGTAAGAAAGCGACCCCATTGAGCCGATTTATAGATATGTTCAACCACTGGTTTAATAAGCTAACCGGGCGTTATACCGGTATTATCAAAGTGCTGGTGACCCGCCGTGTGGTAACAGTGGTGGCGCTTGCAGCTTTTGTGGTTAGCACCTTTGGTTTAAACCAGGTACTCCCCACCGGCTTTATTCCCGGAGAGGATCAAGGACAGATATACGCCATTATCCAAACACCGCCGGGAAGCACGCTGGAAGCCACAAACACCGTTGCACGGGAGCTTCAAAATCTGGCGCTTGAAGTGGACGGTGTGTCTTCGGTGTCTTCGCTGGCAGGCTATGAAATATTAACCGAAGGTCGTGGCTCTAACGCCGGTACCTGCTTGATCAACCTGAAAGATTGGGCTAATCGAGAGCACTCGGTAGGCGAGATCATTGAAGAGCTGGAGGCTAAAACACATCACCTGGGTGCGGTCATCGAATACTTTGAACCGCCTGTGGTACCCGGTTATGGAGCGTCTTCCGGACTGTCATTTCGCTTGCTTGATAAAACCAATACAACGGATTATCAGGAGTTTGATCAAATCAACAAAGATTTTATGGCTGCCTTGGCTGAGCGTAAAGAACTTAAAGGGTTGTTTACTTTTTATGCAGCTGATTATCCGCAGTATAAAATCGAAATTGATAATCAGGCAGCCATGCAAAAAGGGGTATCTATAGGACAAGCTATGGAAAACCTGAATATTTTGATTGGCAGTACATATGAGCAGGGGTTTACCCGTTTTAATAATTTCTTCAAGGTGTATACCCAAAGTGCACCAGAATATCGCCGCTATCCAAGCGATTTACTGGACTACTACGTACGCAATGAAGAAGGTGAAATGGTGCCTTATTCAGCTTTTATGAAGTTAGTGAAGACCCAGGGACCAAATGAAATTACCCGTTATAACCTTTATACCTCGGCAGCTATTCGTGCTGAGCCAGCCAAAGGCTTTACCTCCGCAGAGGCGATCAAAGCGGTGGAAGAGGTGGCTGCCCAAACCTTGCCAAAAGGGTATGACATTGGTTGGGAAGGGCTTTCTTTTGATGAAGCGAAGCGTGGCAATGAAGCGATTATCATTTTTGGTGTTGTATTGCTTTTCGTTTACATCGTATTGGCGTCTCAGTACGAAAGTATGTTGCTACCCTTTGCAGTGATTTTGTCGTTACCGTGCGGGATCCTGGGAGCATTCTTATTTCTCAAAGGTATGGGGCTGGCCAATGATGTCTATGCTCAATTGGGGCTGGTTATGCTGGTTGGCTTGTTAGGCAAGAATGCGGTGCTCATTGTTGAGTATGCCGTACAAAAAAACCAGCAAAACATGTCAATTGCCGAGGCCGCCATCGAAGCCGCCAAGCAGCGTTTTCGTCCTATTTTGATGACGTCGTTCTCTTTTGTAGCAGGCCTTATTCCGCTGGTCATTGCAACGGGCGCTGGTGCCGTGGGTAATCGGACGATTGGTGCGTCAGCGTTGGGGGGAACATTATTTGGCACTATCTTTGGCGTTTTGGTGATCCCTGGTCTTTATTATTTGTTTGCCAAATTAGAAGAAGGTAAATCACTGATTAAAAATGAAGATCATATACCGTTAACCGAAACTTATCACTATAACGATGAGGTGCTGAGCGATGAGTAA
- a CDS encoding methyl-accepting chemotaxis protein → MQIRSLSIKFRLILIGVIALLAMTLMLVLQLYQASSTSALSSAKSRVEQLTADMLMLRRHEKDFLMRKEEKYPERHKKVVDELQTVASSLRKNLADLNIDTQQVEQFTQLVGEYSATFARLVELERSIGLGPDDGLRGTLRDAAKQLESRLSTSDVAFTTLLQMRRDEKDFLMRNTLEEVVSFNNWHDQLEQQLPNGLNTLAANYVNSFNLLAKKTEARGLTPQQGAEGKMRESIQATEDILEAMSSSLNQELDSSLAQLQTIGFIIFVIVLLLVAGLIIMLAHSINAPLAQASMQISRISKERDFKLRLEEAGNDEITHFSNDVNALLEEFQDLVKSINVALTNLNSATEQLATATNDTAEGMRVQQNETDMVATAITEMGATIQEITTNTESTADKARTTNDNAMDGRNQVKDTVSSIRSLVNRLDSASGAVSELEKDSQTIGTVLDVIRGIAEQTNLLALNAAIEAARAGEQGRGFAVVADEVRTLAMRTQESTSQIESIISGLQTRTQQIVTEMKACLQEGANSGEQGDKAMQRLNEIGDDVTTILDMTTQIAAAIEQQSQVATEVNRNVVNIRDLSENTMHNVHINEQASEEVATQTSSLRQHISQFKA, encoded by the coding sequence ATGCAAATTCGCTCGCTAAGCATAAAGTTCAGATTAATATTAATTGGTGTTATCGCTTTGTTGGCGATGACGTTAATGCTTGTGCTACAACTGTACCAGGCCAGTTCGACCAGTGCCCTGTCCAGCGCCAAAAGTCGTGTGGAACAACTTACGGCAGATATGCTGATGCTGCGTAGACACGAAAAAGACTTTCTGATGCGCAAAGAAGAAAAATACCCCGAGCGGCATAAAAAAGTCGTTGATGAACTGCAGACCGTTGCCTCCTCGCTGCGCAAAAACCTCGCCGATTTAAATATCGATACTCAACAGGTTGAACAATTCACGCAACTGGTGGGTGAGTACTCAGCGACCTTTGCTAGGTTAGTCGAATTAGAGCGTAGTATTGGGCTTGGACCCGACGATGGCCTAAGGGGCACACTCCGTGACGCCGCAAAACAGTTGGAGAGCCGCCTGAGTACAAGTGATGTTGCATTCACAACGCTGCTACAGATGCGACGCGACGAAAAAGATTTTTTGATGCGTAATACCTTAGAAGAAGTCGTATCTTTCAATAACTGGCATGATCAACTTGAGCAACAGTTACCCAACGGACTGAACACGCTTGCAGCCAACTACGTCAATAGCTTTAACCTGCTTGCTAAAAAAACTGAAGCGCGAGGCCTGACACCTCAACAAGGTGCTGAAGGAAAAATGCGCGAAAGTATTCAGGCAACGGAAGACATTCTGGAGGCAATGTCTTCATCGCTTAACCAGGAGTTAGATAGTTCCTTGGCGCAACTTCAAACGATTGGTTTTATTATTTTTGTGATTGTACTGCTATTGGTAGCTGGCCTCATTATCATGCTGGCGCACTCTATTAATGCGCCACTGGCACAGGCTTCAATGCAAATATCACGCATTAGCAAAGAGCGGGATTTTAAATTACGTCTGGAAGAAGCCGGCAATGATGAGATCACCCACTTCAGTAATGATGTGAACGCATTATTGGAGGAATTTCAGGATTTAGTGAAGTCTATTAACGTTGCCCTGACCAACCTCAATTCGGCTACGGAACAACTCGCCACGGCAACAAATGACACCGCCGAGGGCATGCGCGTGCAGCAAAATGAAACCGACATGGTCGCGACAGCGATTACCGAAATGGGGGCCACTATTCAGGAGATTACCACGAATACTGAAAGCACGGCAGACAAAGCCCGAACCACCAATGATAATGCTATGGATGGTCGCAATCAGGTCAAAGATACCGTCAGTTCTATTCGCAGTTTAGTCAATCGCCTGGACAGCGCATCCGGTGCTGTGAGTGAATTGGAAAAAGACAGCCAAACTATTGGCACCGTGCTTGATGTTATTCGCGGCATTGCAGAACAAACCAACCTGCTGGCGCTCAACGCGGCAATCGAAGCTGCCCGCGCCGGTGAACAAGGTCGGGGGTTTGCTGTGGTCGCTGACGAAGTGAGAACGTTGGCAATGCGCACGCAGGAATCTACCAGCCAGATTGAATCGATCATCAGTGGACTGCAAACGCGAACGCAACAGATAGTAACAGAGATGAAAGCATGCCTGCAGGAAGGGGCAAACAGTGGTGAGCAAGGCGACAAAGCCATGCAACGACTAAACGAAATCGGCGACGATGTTACCACTATTCTGGACATGACTACGCAAATTGCCGCGGCAATTGAGCAACAGAGTCAAGTGGCTACCGAAGTGAATAGAAACGTGGTGAATATTCGTGACTTGTCGGAAAACACGATGCACAACGTGCACATAAATGAACAAGCGAGTGAAGAAGTTGCAACTCAGACATCCTCGCTGCGTCAGCATATTTCGCAGTTTAAAGCGTAA